The following coding sequences lie in one Phalacrocorax carbo chromosome 3, bPhaCar2.1, whole genome shotgun sequence genomic window:
- the NMBR gene encoding neuromedin-B receptor: protein MEAELPPELTAMPLGGNGSAQLVPDTALLSPAQGTAMFTVRCVIPSLYLLIITVGLLGNITLMKIFISNSAMRSVPNIFISSLAAGDLLLLVTCVPVDASRYFSEEWLFGEVGCKLIPAIQLTSVGVSVFTLTALSADRYKAIVNPMDIQTSSAVLWTCVKAIAIWVISMLLAVPEVVFSELAHINDTNNATFTACIPYPMTDDTHPKIHSVLIFLVYFLIPLAIISIYYYHIARSLIKSAHNIPGEYSEHSKRQMETRKRLAKIVLVFVGFFAICWFPNHVLYMYRSFNYNEIDPSTGHMVVTLVARVLSFCNSCVNPFALYFLSESFRRHFNNQLRCRRKAQQERSASYLRNSSAIQMTSLKSNTRNTVTSMTQLNGHNLKQEMSL, encoded by the exons atggaggcagagctgccaccCGAGCTCACGGCAATGCCCCTCGGGGGGAATGGGAGCGCCCAGCTGGTGCCAGATAcagccctgctgtccccagctcaGGGCACAGCCATGTTCACCGTCCGCTGCGTGATCCCTTCGCTCTACCTGCTCATCATCACTGTGGGCTTGCTGGGCAACATCACCCTCATGAAGATCTTCATCTCCAACAGTGCCATGAGGAGTGTGCCCAACATCTTCAtctccagccttgctgctggtgatctgctgctgctggtgaccTGTGTGCCTGTGGATGCCTCTCGGTACTTCTCTGAAGAGTGGCTCTTTGGGGAGGTGGGCTGCAAACTCATCCCTGCCATCCAGCTCACCTCCGTTGGCGTCTCTGTCTTCACCCTCACAGCCCTCAGTGCTGACAG GTACAAAGCAATTGTAAATCCCATGGACATCCAGACCTCCAGTGCAGTGCTATGGACCTGTGTTAAAGCCATTGCCATCTGGGTAATCTCCATGCTCCTTGCAGTTCCTGAAGTGGTGTTCTCTGAACTGGCCCACATCAATGACACGAATAATGCCACTTTCACAGCATGCATACCATACCCCATGACAGATGATACACACCCAAAGATCCATTCTGTGCTGATTTTCCTTGTGTATTTCCTTATCCCTCTTGCCATTATTAGTATCTACTACTATCATATTGCAAGGAGTTTAATAAAAAGTGCTCACAACATCCCTGGAGAATACAGTGAGCATTCCAAAAGACAG ATGGAAACTCGGAAACGTCTGGCAAAAATTGTCCTAGTTTTTGTTGGCTTCTTTGCTATCTGCTGGTTTCCTAACCACGTGCTATACATGTACCGATCTTTTAATTACAATGAGATTGATCCATCGACAGGACATATGGTTGTTACCTTAGTGGCTCGAGTGCTAAGCTTCTGCAACTCTTGTGTCAACCCATTTGCACTGTATTTTCTCAGTGAGAGCTTTAGAAGACATTTCAACAACCAGCTTCGCTGCAGGAGGAAAGCTCAGCAAGAGAGATCCGCCAGCTACTTGCGCAACTCTTCTGCCATTCAAATGACTTCCCTGAAAAGCAATACCAGGAACACAGTGACTAGCATGACACAGTTGAATGGGCACAACTTGAAACAAGAAATGTCATTATGA
- the GJE1 gene encoding LOW QUALITY PROTEIN: putative gap junction epsilon-1 protein (The sequence of the model RefSeq protein was modified relative to this genomic sequence to represent the inferred CDS: inserted 1 base in 1 codon) gives MQLRPPMVTGQFHALFFGSVRMFFLGVLGFAIYGNEALHFSCXEVDLFCYNQFRPVTPSTFWAFGASQWVILLVPKAFFHLRAACKSIKQEDLLQKSFYTVFYIFSVFLRIILEAVAFLFQIPLFGFKVNAIHMYDVEALGKNFSITWCLVSEHFEKTIFLIAMYTFTVITVVSRVAGIIEISCRRLCFLKTR, from the exons ATGCAGCTCAGGCCACCAATGGTAACTGGCCAATTCCACGCTCTTTTCTTTGGCTCAGTTCGTATGTTTTTCCTTGGGGTTTTGGGCTTTGCTATTTATGGAAATGAAGCCTTGCATTTCAGCT GAGAGGTTGATCTTTTCTGTTACAACCAGTTCAGGCCTGTAACGCCTT CTACATTTTGGGCATTCGGGGCATCACAGTGGGTGATTCTACTGGTACCCAAAGCCTTTTTTCACCTTCGTGCTGCGTGTAAGAGCATCAAACAGGAAGATCTCCTCCAAAAGTCATTCTACACCGTTTTTTAtatcttctctgttttcttaagGATTATCCTTGAAGCTGTCgcttttttgtttcagattccGCTCTTTGGTTTCAAAGTGAACGCAATCCACATGTATGATGTAGAAGCCCTTGGAAAAAATTTTAGCATTACCTGGTGCCTGGTGTCAGAGCACTTTGAAAAGACAATTTTTCTTATTGCAATGTACACATTTACTGTGATTACAGTGGTCTCGCGTGTTGCTGGAATTATTGAGATCTCATGTAGAAGGCTATGTTTCTTAAAAACTCGGTGA